The Sulfitobacter sp. S223 genome has a window encoding:
- a CDS encoding division plane positioning ATPase MipZ: MAHIIVVGNEKGGAGKSTVSMHVATALARMGHKVSALDLDLRQRTFGRYCDNRQSFLKEAGLDLPSPRCHPLPEVDASTLNPGENVYDQRLSAAVAELEPNNDFILIDCPGSHTRLSQVAHSLADTLVTPLNDSFIDFDLLAHTDASGDKITGPSVYSEMVWNARQLRSQAGLPAIDWVVVRNRMGAQRMVNKDKMERAILNLSKRIGFRVAPGFNERVIFRELFPRGLTLLDLKDIGVKQLNISNIAARQELRELIKALKLPGVDADF; encoded by the coding sequence ATGGCGCATATTATCGTCGTCGGAAACGAAAAAGGCGGCGCGGGCAAATCAACTGTCTCCATGCATGTGGCCACCGCACTGGCCCGCATGGGCCATAAGGTCAGCGCGCTTGATCTTGACCTGCGCCAGCGCACTTTTGGTCGCTATTGCGACAACCGCCAGTCCTTCCTGAAGGAAGCCGGTCTGGATTTGCCGAGCCCGCGGTGTCACCCCCTTCCAGAGGTCGACGCAAGCACGCTCAATCCCGGTGAAAATGTCTATGACCAGCGCCTGTCTGCCGCAGTGGCAGAGCTTGAGCCGAACAACGATTTCATTCTGATCGATTGCCCCGGCTCGCACACACGGCTCAGTCAGGTTGCGCATTCGCTTGCGGATACGCTTGTCACGCCGCTGAATGACAGCTTCATCGACTTTGACCTGTTGGCGCACACCGACGCTTCCGGAGACAAGATCACCGGCCCGTCCGTCTATTCTGAGATGGTGTGGAACGCTCGGCAGTTGCGCTCTCAGGCTGGGCTACCTGCAATTGACTGGGTCGTGGTGCGCAACCGAATGGGCGCACAACGTATGGTCAATAAGGACAAGATGGAGCGCGCGATCCTGAATCTGAGCAAGCGCATTGGTTTCCGCGTTGCCCCCGGTTTTAACGAGCGTGTGATCTTTCGCGAACTCTTCCCGCGCGGGCTTACCTTGCTTGATCTAAAAGACATCGGCGTCAAGCAACTCAACATCTCTAATATCGCCGCACGACAAGAGCTGCGCGAATTGATCAAGGCGCTGAAGCTGCCGGGCGTTGACGCTGACTTTTAA
- the rplS gene encoding 50S ribosomal protein L19 encodes MNLIAQIEAEHIAELAKEIPDFRAGDTIRVGFKVTEGTRTRVQNYEGVCISRKHGKGIAGAFTVRKISFGEGVERVFPLHSTNIDSITVVRRGRVRRAKLYYLRTRRGKSARIVENAHYKAPKG; translated from the coding sequence ATGAACCTGATTGCACAAATCGAGGCGGAACATATCGCCGAACTCGCCAAGGAAATTCCTGATTTCCGCGCAGGCGATACCATCCGGGTTGGCTTTAAAGTCACCGAAGGCACACGTACACGTGTGCAGAACTACGAAGGCGTTTGCATCAGCCGCAAGCACGGCAAAGGCATTGCCGGCGCATTCACCGTTCGCAAGATTTCTTTTGGCGAAGGTGTGGAGCGTGTATTCCCGCTGCACTCCACCAACATCGACAGCATCACCGTGGTTCGCCGTGGTCGCGTGCGTCGCGCCAAGCTGTACTATCTGCGTACACGCCGTGGTAAATCCGCGCGTATCGTCGAGAACGCACATTACAAAGCACCGAAGGGGTAA
- the ppk2 gene encoding polyphosphate kinase 2 — MTVTRSDQDKLSRNTPILGFEQGEYPYKTKLSRSAYETEKAALQVELLKVQHWIQETGQKFVLLFEGRDAAGKGGTIKRFTEHLNPRAVRVVALNKPSDEERGQWYFQRYIKHLPTAGEMVLYDRSWYNRAGVERVMDFCAPAEYLEFMRQTPEFERMLARSGIRLFKYWFSVTQEEQRQRFASRETDPLKRWKLSPIDRASLDKWDDYTEAKEAMFFYTDTADAPWTVIRSNDKKRARLTCMRHFLSQLDYPEKDTAVAQPPDPKIYHQAEALLQQSEHILATSLHPKHRKT; from the coding sequence ATGACAGTTACAAGAAGCGACCAAGACAAGCTATCCCGCAACACACCGATTCTTGGTTTTGAACAAGGTGAGTACCCTTATAAAACCAAACTTTCCCGGTCGGCTTATGAGACAGAAAAGGCCGCGCTTCAGGTTGAACTGCTGAAGGTGCAGCACTGGATTCAAGAGACAGGCCAGAAATTTGTACTGCTCTTTGAAGGGCGCGATGCAGCGGGCAAGGGCGGCACGATCAAGCGCTTTACCGAACATCTAAATCCGCGTGCTGTTCGCGTGGTGGCCCTGAATAAACCGTCGGATGAAGAGCGCGGGCAATGGTACTTCCAGCGGTACATCAAACACTTGCCGACGGCAGGAGAAATGGTTCTGTACGACCGGTCGTGGTACAACCGCGCTGGTGTAGAGCGGGTCATGGATTTCTGCGCGCCTGCAGAATACTTGGAGTTTATGCGCCAGACGCCGGAGTTCGAGCGGATGTTGGCGCGCAGCGGTATCCGTCTTTTCAAGTATTGGTTCTCTGTCACGCAAGAAGAGCAGAGGCAGCGCTTTGCCTCGCGTGAGACGGATCCGCTCAAGCGCTGGAAGCTGTCTCCCATTGACCGTGCCAGCCTTGATAAATGGGACGATTACACCGAAGCAAAGGAGGCGATGTTCTTTTATACGGACACTGCCGATGCGCCTTGGACCGTTATCCGCTCCAATGACAAGAAGCGTGCGCGCCTGACGTGCATGCGACATTTCCTGTCCCAGTTGGATTATCCCGAAAAAGACACTGCTGTGGCGCAGCCGCCGGATCCAAAGATTTACCATCAGGCAGAGGCGCTCTTGCAGCAGTCGGAGCATATCCTAGCAACGTCACTACACCCCAAACACCGCAAAACGTAA
- the trmD gene encoding tRNA (guanosine(37)-N1)-methyltransferase TrmD: MTPPNRSHGKQRVVPFLKPRELMSDTPDYAHVWQAHIITLFPDVFPGVLGASLTGRALQEGRWQLHAHDLRKFGLTKHRNVDDTPAGGGAGMVLRADVVGPAIEAVQERAHGRWPILYMSPRGRRFDQAMARDLASCAGVTMLCGRFEGVDERVIEHYGITEVSLGDFVMTGGELAAQAMIDATVRLLPGVLGNADSTVEESHSAGLLEHPQYTKPAEWQGREIPPVLMSGNHAEIEKWRREMSHNLTKERRPDLWDAHKAREDV; the protein is encoded by the coding sequence ATGACACCGCCAAACCGCTCTCACGGGAAACAGCGGGTAGTGCCGTTCCTGAAACCGCGCGAATTAATGAGCGACACGCCCGATTACGCGCATGTCTGGCAGGCCCATATCATCACCCTGTTCCCCGACGTTTTTCCCGGAGTTCTTGGGGCCAGTTTGACAGGCCGAGCATTGCAAGAAGGCCGCTGGCAGCTCCATGCGCATGATTTGCGTAAATTCGGGCTGACAAAACACCGCAATGTTGATGATACACCCGCGGGCGGCGGCGCTGGCATGGTGCTGCGCGCCGATGTCGTAGGCCCCGCGATCGAGGCAGTACAAGAGCGTGCGCATGGGCGATGGCCAATCCTTTATATGTCACCACGGGGACGCCGCTTTGATCAGGCAATGGCGCGCGACCTCGCAAGTTGCGCAGGCGTGACCATGCTCTGCGGTAGGTTTGAAGGCGTCGACGAACGGGTGATTGAACACTATGGCATCACCGAAGTTTCCTTGGGCGATTTTGTGATGACCGGCGGCGAACTCGCTGCCCAAGCGATGATCGACGCAACGGTGCGATTGCTGCCGGGCGTGCTGGGCAATGCAGATAGCACGGTAGAGGAAAGTCACTCTGCCGGTCTTCTTGAGCATCCTCAGTATACGAAGCCTGCCGAATGGCAGGGCCGCGAAATCCCACCGGTGCTGATGTCCGGCAACCATGCCGAGATCGAGAAATGGCGCCGCGAAATGTCACACAATCTTACGAAAGAGCGCAGGCCGGACCTGTGGGACGCACATAAGGCACGCGAAGATGTCTAG
- a CDS encoding YdcH family protein has translation MSHTPHELHEEFPEQVEQIAKLRHSDSHFAKLSDSYHTVNRAIHRAETDVEPTSDDHMQQMRRERMALKDEIANYLREKA, from the coding sequence ATGTCCCATACCCCCCATGAGCTGCACGAAGAGTTTCCGGAGCAGGTCGAACAGATTGCAAAGCTGCGCCATTCTGACAGCCACTTCGCAAAGCTTTCAGATAGCTATCACACTGTGAACCGTGCGATTCACCGCGCTGAAACAGACGTTGAACCTACCAGCGATGACCACATGCAACAGATGCGTCGCGAACGGATGGCGCTGAAAGACGAGATTGCGAACTACTTGCGCGAAAAAGCTTAG
- a CDS encoding polysaccharide deacetylase family protein — MSSWDALETELEAWEAEGLTPRLWWRDDDAQTVTPDLEILLELSARHAIPVHLSVIPDGLKSDLAVRLRGTDHAYVLQHGLGHINHEPKGLPASEVGDTRDLALQETDLRHGWALLEEAQMPRLLRGFVPPWNRIGDATRRCLPDWGYSFLSAYEGRGEDAAVNGLSHVDAHLDPIRWKYDRVFRGEDKMLAMLIEHLQDRRNGDAEKPVGYVTHHLQTPPAVWSFSDRLFARTRGMWSTVPQMQQDAQDG; from the coding sequence ATGTCTAGCTGGGATGCATTGGAGACCGAGCTTGAAGCTTGGGAAGCGGAGGGCCTAACGCCACGCCTTTGGTGGCGCGATGATGATGCACAAACTGTGACGCCCGATCTTGAAATACTGCTGGAATTGTCGGCACGCCATGCGATACCGGTGCATCTATCTGTGATCCCTGACGGGCTAAAGTCGGACCTTGCCGTCAGATTGCGTGGCACGGATCATGCCTACGTTTTGCAACATGGGCTGGGCCACATCAATCACGAACCCAAAGGCCTGCCCGCCTCTGAAGTGGGCGACACCCGCGATCTTGCTCTGCAAGAGACGGATTTGCGGCACGGTTGGGCCCTGCTGGAAGAAGCTCAGATGCCGCGCCTTCTGCGTGGATTTGTGCCGCCATGGAACCGGATCGGCGATGCCACACGTCGCTGCCTGCCGGATTGGGGCTATAGCTTTTTGTCCGCCTACGAAGGGCGCGGTGAGGACGCCGCCGTGAACGGGCTTTCGCATGTTGATGCCCATCTTGACCCGATCCGTTGGAAATATGACCGCGTCTTTCGCGGTGAGGACAAGATGCTTGCGATGTTGATCGAACACTTACAGGACCGGCGCAACGGAGACGCTGAGAAACCGGTGGGATACGTCACCCACCACCTGCAAACACCACCTGCGGTCTGGTCGTTTTCCGACCGCCTTTTTGCCCGCACGCGGGGGATGTGGTCTACGGTGCCACAGATGCAACAGGATGCCCAAGATGGTTGA
- a CDS encoding Hint domain-containing protein: MDVKIYQFDPLNVFSTTVGGSIVYNGPATAEGTAVITDTASGNNGLFLEDVANETATATTVINGNAAAASSVYAEEVWTLLDSVTGQSFEVITFRVTSGTNAGYYTLSEVPLVVGRSYQTTAYDTTPNASAGDPAFAYADYVEADGIVEGTSGNDTIDDSYTGDPGNDMVDQPDVAGTPSEFNWSDYADEQDLRAGVIQDTGGVTVEVSYSDVQTDENFSAELSGGADAIYVAPGETFSNTSASYLFANGSSDPTTLSFDFDAAAGSGFEGQVQNVRFRISDIDGLTDTVNNFRDIVTVRAFDVDGNEIAVNITAGSSLTVVDNTITASSTNYTPASAQASALIEVEGPVARIEVIYANGGNSQQAVYFSDIEFDAMPEGSFDDTINAGAGDDLINSGLGDDLVDAGSGNDTLTGGFGADTLLGGADDDTLFVGTGDDAQGGDGDDTFVIDDGQLGGGNINVVGGEGAETTGDVLDFNGQLVTGSVVLTSDDLAPGGKSGTATLLDGTTVTFSEIESIICFTQDAMIDTPNGPRAIGTLRPGDLVLTRDSGPQPLRWIGRRTVEGAGSFAPIEFAPGSIGNSQPLSVSPQHRMLIDDYRASLYFGEEEVISAAQFLVNGTDIRQREVAEVTYFHLLFDRHELIKSANIWSESYLPGSYSLPGLESKARSELFDLFPELRSNPNGYGKAARPTVQRHQAQLLVA; this comes from the coding sequence ATGGACGTCAAGATTTATCAATTTGATCCGTTAAACGTTTTCAGCACAACGGTTGGCGGTTCGATAGTCTACAATGGTCCTGCCACGGCGGAGGGCACGGCGGTTATTACCGACACCGCCAGCGGCAATAATGGCTTGTTTCTTGAAGATGTCGCCAACGAAACGGCGACTGCAACGACGGTCATCAATGGCAATGCTGCCGCTGCGTCATCTGTCTATGCCGAAGAAGTCTGGACATTGCTCGACTCCGTGACTGGCCAAAGCTTCGAAGTCATAACCTTTCGCGTCACTTCGGGCACAAATGCCGGCTATTATACTCTGTCCGAAGTGCCGCTGGTTGTCGGGCGCAGCTATCAAACCACCGCGTATGATACGACACCTAACGCAAGCGCTGGTGATCCGGCTTTTGCCTACGCGGACTACGTGGAGGCTGATGGTATCGTCGAGGGGACATCTGGCAACGATACCATTGATGATAGCTATACCGGTGATCCGGGCAACGACATGGTCGACCAGCCCGACGTGGCCGGAACACCGTCCGAATTCAACTGGTCCGATTACGCTGACGAACAGGATTTGCGCGCAGGTGTCATTCAGGACACTGGCGGCGTCACCGTCGAGGTCAGCTATTCCGACGTCCAAACAGACGAGAATTTCTCGGCCGAATTAAGCGGTGGTGCAGATGCGATTTATGTCGCGCCGGGAGAGACATTCTCGAACACTTCTGCAAGCTATCTTTTTGCTAACGGCAGCAGTGATCCTACAACTCTTTCCTTTGATTTCGATGCGGCGGCTGGGTCAGGTTTTGAGGGTCAGGTTCAGAATGTACGGTTCCGCATAAGTGATATTGACGGTTTAACCGACACCGTAAACAACTTCCGCGATATCGTTACTGTCCGCGCCTTCGATGTTGACGGCAACGAAATTGCAGTGAACATCACGGCGGGAAGCAGTCTTACCGTCGTGGACAATACGATCACCGCATCCTCGACCAACTATACTCCCGCTAGCGCCCAGGCATCAGCTTTGATCGAGGTGGAAGGGCCAGTCGCACGTATAGAAGTCATTTACGCAAATGGCGGCAATTCGCAGCAGGCAGTATATTTCTCGGACATCGAATTCGACGCGATGCCAGAGGGATCTTTTGACGATACCATCAATGCAGGCGCCGGCGATGATCTGATCAATAGTGGTCTAGGGGATGATCTTGTCGATGCCGGTTCAGGCAACGACACTCTAACAGGTGGCTTCGGAGCAGATACGCTTCTTGGCGGTGCCGATGACGACACGTTGTTCGTGGGCACAGGAGATGACGCGCAGGGCGGTGACGGCGATGACACATTTGTCATCGATGACGGCCAACTAGGCGGTGGTAACATTAATGTGGTGGGCGGCGAAGGGGCCGAAACTACGGGCGATGTGCTGGATTTCAACGGTCAGCTCGTTACGGGATCTGTTGTTCTCACTTCGGACGACCTTGCGCCGGGTGGAAAATCGGGGACCGCGACACTTCTTGACGGCACCACAGTTACCTTCTCGGAAATCGAGAGCATCATTTGTTTCACGCAAGATGCGATGATTGATACGCCGAATGGCCCGCGGGCTATTGGAACGCTGCGCCCCGGCGATCTGGTTCTGACCCGGGATAGTGGTCCGCAGCCGCTTCGCTGGATCGGTCGCCGCACAGTGGAGGGGGCGGGCAGTTTCGCGCCAATCGAGTTTGCGCCAGGTAGCATCGGCAACAGTCAACCGTTGAGCGTCTCACCTCAACACCGGATGCTGATAGATGACTACAGGGCGTCTTTGTATTTTGGCGAAGAAGAAGTGATTTCAGCTGCGCAGTTTCTGGTCAACGGAACAGACATCAGACAACGAGAGGTGGCAGAAGTCACGTATTTCCACCTTTTGTTCGATCGCCACGAATTGATTAAATCTGCCAATATTTGGTCAGAGAGCTATCTACCGGGCAGCTACAGCTTGCCTGGCCTTGAGAGCAAAGCGCGCAGCGAGCTGTTTGATTTGTTTCCCGAGTTGCGGAGCAATCCGAATGGATATGGCAAAGCAGCCCGCCCAACTGTTCAGCGTCATCAGGCGCAATTGTTGGTCGCCTGA
- the bluB gene encoding 5,6-dimethylbenzimidazole synthase, whose translation MHAFSDDFRAGLTDLMRWRRDVRHFRTDPVDEALVQECLSTLSLAPSVGLSEPWRVLRVRSDTARAAALANYQTANEKALEGYSGDKAALYASLKLSGMREAPEHLAIFCDDSTPKGAGLGAATMPEMRRYSVVGAITLMWLHARTLGLGIGWVSVLDPQRLCRDLDAPDDWSLVAYLCLGWPADVSLTPELETKGWEARAAALHIEER comes from the coding sequence ATGCATGCGTTTTCGGATGACTTCCGTGCCGGGCTGACCGACCTGATGCGATGGCGCCGCGATGTGCGCCATTTTCGCACAGATCCCGTGGATGAGGCACTTGTTCAAGAGTGCCTCTCCACACTCTCTTTGGCCCCCTCTGTGGGGCTTTCAGAACCTTGGCGCGTTCTGCGTGTCCGTTCTGACACCGCGCGCGCAGCCGCGCTTGCCAATTACCAAACAGCCAATGAAAAAGCGCTTGAGGGATACTCCGGCGACAAGGCCGCCCTTTATGCATCCCTTAAACTGTCCGGCATGCGTGAAGCGCCTGAACATCTCGCTATTTTCTGCGATGACAGCACGCCGAAGGGCGCAGGGCTTGGTGCAGCGACCATGCCGGAAATGCGCCGCTATTCAGTGGTGGGGGCGATCACGTTGATGTGGCTGCATGCCCGAACTCTGGGGTTGGGTATCGGCTGGGTTTCCGTTCTTGATCCCCAACGACTTTGTCGCGATCTTGATGCCCCCGACGACTGGTCGCTTGTCGCTTACCTTTGCCTTGGCTGGCCCGCCGATGTATCCCTAACCCCAGAGCTTGAAACCAAAGGCTGGGAAGCGCGCGCCGCTGCCCTGCACATTGAGGAACGCTGA
- the rpmE gene encoding 50S ribosomal protein L31, producing the protein MKTETHPEYHTINVKMTDGTIVEMKSTWGKEGDQLSLDIDPSVHPAWTGGTSRLMDTGGRVSKFKNKYAGLTL; encoded by the coding sequence ATGAAAACCGAAACACATCCCGAATACCACACGATCAACGTCAAAATGACCGACGGTACAATCGTGGAAATGAAGTCCACATGGGGCAAAGAAGGCGATCAGCTGTCGCTTGATATCGACCCATCTGTGCACCCTGCATGGACCGGCGGCACAAGCCGTCTGATGGACACTGGCGGTCGCGTGTCCAAGTTCAAAAACAAATACGCTGGTCTTACTCTGTAA
- the rimM gene encoding ribosome maturation factor RimM (Essential for efficient processing of 16S rRNA), with product MSDTHICVGVISGAYGVSGELRIKSFCAIPEDIETYTPLTDETGNRQFALAILRPIKGGFAGRLPDVSSKEDADALRGTQLFALREQLPSLPDDEFYHADLIGIDVYDTGGELLGRVKTVQNHGADDLLELQLSGSSTTTFLPFTKAAVPTVDLASRRIVADPPEGILPTPKPAPQD from the coding sequence ATGAGCGATACACATATCTGTGTCGGTGTCATTTCGGGAGCCTACGGCGTAAGCGGCGAACTGAGGATCAAGAGCTTTTGTGCCATCCCCGAAGATATCGAGACGTATACTCCGCTAACGGACGAGACCGGCAATCGCCAGTTCGCATTGGCTATTCTGCGACCGATCAAAGGCGGATTTGCAGGCCGCCTGCCCGATGTCAGCAGCAAAGAAGATGCGGACGCTCTGCGCGGCACACAGCTCTTTGCTCTGCGTGAGCAGCTCCCGTCCCTGCCCGACGATGAATTCTATCACGCCGATCTGATTGGCATAGATGTCTACGATACGGGCGGAGAGTTGCTGGGCCGCGTGAAAACCGTGCAGAACCACGGTGCTGACGACTTGCTCGAGCTTCAGCTGAGCGGCTCGTCAACGACGACCTTCCTGCCTTTCACCAAGGCCGCCGTGCCGACCGTGGATCTGGCATCGCGACGTATCGTTGCAGACCCGCCCGAAGGCATTTTGCCCACGCCCAAGCCTGCACCGCAGGATTAA
- a CDS encoding amidohydrolase family protein, whose translation MQNITVPSSLLRSPDRFGGQKSGDCLTGSPIFRDDRLVGLDAPLPDTNTVVVVPALTEAHCHLDKCHTITRLDPVAGDLMTAISAQLRDKTHWTSTDIRTRATRGLIEAKTAGVEALRSHVDWGDAAEPPLAWHVLCEIAQEHEDVTLQLSPLTGVDQMAECSFTQSLARAAAAAKGALGAFVHDHAEKREGISQMIQAAKEHGLPLDFHVDEGLDDCNGLELIADLILETRFDGPVLCGHAVSLMNRDAEHVKRIVEKLARANITVCALPTTNLYLQDRRQGTPDRRGLTRLRELRAAGVKILTASDNVADAFCPMGQFDPMAALHLTSLAAHLDPPMAQWLPMVTTDARRAMGLDPFHIEDVPLSRLRLSDAPDCEGLVSGRHPLRALSPSPDSQNR comes from the coding sequence ATGCAAAATATTACAGTACCCTCCAGCCTGCTTCGTTCTCCGGACCGTTTTGGCGGGCAAAAGTCCGGGGACTGCCTGACCGGTTCACCAATCTTCCGCGACGATCGACTTGTCGGTTTAGACGCACCATTGCCCGACACCAATACAGTTGTCGTTGTTCCTGCGCTGACAGAGGCCCATTGTCATCTGGACAAATGCCACACGATCACGCGTCTCGACCCTGTGGCTGGCGATTTAATGACCGCAATCTCAGCACAATTGCGTGACAAAACCCACTGGACCAGCACGGATATTCGAACCCGCGCCACCAGGGGTTTGATAGAGGCGAAAACAGCCGGTGTCGAAGCGCTGCGCAGTCACGTCGATTGGGGCGATGCTGCTGAACCACCGCTAGCGTGGCATGTATTGTGCGAGATCGCCCAGGAACATGAAGATGTGACGCTGCAGCTTAGCCCACTGACCGGCGTTGATCAGATGGCAGAGTGCTCCTTTACACAATCGCTCGCCCGCGCGGCCGCTGCGGCCAAGGGGGCTCTGGGCGCTTTTGTCCATGATCATGCGGAAAAGCGCGAAGGCATTTCACAGATGATTCAGGCCGCGAAAGAGCATGGCCTGCCTCTGGATTTCCACGTCGACGAGGGGCTGGATGACTGCAACGGGCTCGAGTTAATAGCCGACCTGATCCTAGAAACACGGTTTGATGGCCCGGTACTTTGTGGTCATGCCGTAAGCCTGATGAACCGCGATGCAGAACACGTCAAACGCATCGTGGAAAAGTTGGCGCGTGCCAACATTACCGTATGCGCCCTGCCAACAACCAACCTCTATCTGCAAGACCGGCGTCAGGGGACGCCCGATCGTCGCGGTTTAACCCGCCTTCGCGAATTGCGCGCAGCTGGCGTGAAAATCCTGACGGCGTCAGATAACGTCGCTGACGCCTTTTGTCCGATGGGGCAATTTGACCCGATGGCAGCCCTGCATCTGACCTCTCTTGCTGCCCATCTGGACCCGCCTATGGCGCAATGGTTGCCAATGGTCACCACCGATGCACGACGCGCGATGGGCCTTGACCCATTTCATATCGAAGACGTACCCCTATCGCGTTTACGTCTAAGTGACGCCCCCGACTGCGAGGGACTGGTATCGGGTCGCCACCCGCTTCGCGCGCTGTCCCCATCACCGGATTCGCAAAACCGATAG
- the rpsP gene encoding 30S ribosomal protein S16: MSMKIRLARGGSKKRPFYRIVAADSRMPRDGRFIEKLGTYSPLLPKDSEDRVKMNVERIEYWMSHGAQPTDRVQRMLEAAGVSPKKERNNPKKGTPGKKAQERVQEKADKAAAAAEAAAAPAEEAPAAEEAAAE; the protein is encoded by the coding sequence ATGTCCATGAAAATTCGTCTCGCCCGTGGCGGTTCCAAAAAGCGCCCTTTTTACCGCATCGTTGCAGCTGACAGCCGCATGCCACGCGATGGCCGTTTCATCGAAAAGCTGGGCACATACTCCCCACTGCTGCCGAAAGACAGCGAAGACCGCGTAAAGATGAACGTTGAGCGCATCGAATACTGGATGAGCCATGGCGCACAGCCAACAGATCGCGTTCAGCGCATGCTGGAAGCTGCAGGCGTGAGCCCCAAGAAAGAGCGCAACAACCCTAAGAAGGGTACGCCAGGCAAGAAAGCGCAAGAGCGCGTTCAGGAGAAAGCCGACAAGGCCGCCGCAGCAGCAGAAGCAGCCGCAGCACCAGCCGAGGAAGCACCAGCAGCAGAAGAAGCAGCGGCTGAGTAA
- a CDS encoding GNAT family N-acetyltransferase, whose amino-acid sequence MVDITFATPDQREEVEAFMHSAFPRAKWGADGWTRLLANRWGGAGGEFAVTARDKGVLVGVMGMNDSIRHTPRGPQRYRNLTSWYVLKTHRGMGLGERLMHTAMADPEVTSTNLTSAKAALPLVDRIGFKILDAQRNIWRHSGGTPLSHTLDPLNDASLSPVDAQVLADHAALNLKPAVVETQDGPLTLVLSVKQKSDEYVTHEVLYVGQPDLLARHARAVADTLLPAEAAVFSVDSRLIADPHPDAIETIEVPRFYKGSTMLPSEIDHMYSEIVLMDMKLY is encoded by the coding sequence ATGGTTGATATCACCTTTGCCACCCCCGATCAGCGCGAAGAAGTCGAAGCATTCATGCACAGCGCTTTCCCCCGCGCCAAATGGGGGGCCGACGGCTGGACACGACTGCTTGCCAATCGTTGGGGCGGCGCCGGTGGCGAATTCGCAGTGACCGCACGGGACAAGGGCGTGCTGGTCGGCGTGATGGGCATGAACGACAGCATCCGCCACACACCACGCGGGCCGCAGCGCTACCGCAACCTGACATCATGGTATGTTCTGAAAACCCACCGCGGTATGGGGCTGGGTGAACGGTTGATGCACACGGCAATGGCAGATCCGGAGGTGACCTCCACCAATCTTACCAGTGCCAAAGCTGCGCTGCCTCTGGTGGACAGAATTGGCTTCAAAATTCTTGATGCCCAGCGCAACATCTGGCGGCACAGCGGAGGCACGCCCCTTTCGCACACGCTTGATCCTCTGAACGACGCGTCGCTTTCGCCTGTGGATGCCCAGGTTTTGGCGGATCACGCAGCTTTGAATCTAAAACCTGCCGTCGTCGAGACACAGGATGGGCCTTTGACGCTGGTGCTGTCTGTCAAACAAAAATCTGATGAATATGTCACCCACGAAGTGCTTTATGTGGGGCAACCAGACCTTCTGGCGCGTCACGCGCGGGCGGTGGCTGATACCTTGCTGCCCGCCGAGGCTGCGGTGTTCAGCGTAGACAGCCGGTTGATTGCAGACCCGCACCCCGACGCGATAGAGACGATCGAGGTGCCACGCTTTTACAAGGGCAGCACGATGCTGCCCTCAGAGATTGATCACATGTATTCCGAGATCGTCCTGATGGACATGAAGCTCTACTAA
- a CDS encoding chorismate mutase, translating into MTDPVKLAAEVLKGHRASIDRLDAILVYTLGERFKHTQAVGKLKAEHDLPPSDPDREASQIARLEDLAKQADLDPEFAKKFLNFIIAEVIQHHKHHQDIN; encoded by the coding sequence GTGACCGATCCCGTCAAACTTGCCGCCGAAGTCCTTAAAGGACACCGCGCCAGCATCGACCGCCTTGATGCGATCCTTGTCTATACGCTGGGCGAGCGGTTCAAACATACTCAGGCTGTGGGAAAACTCAAAGCCGAGCACGACCTTCCCCCGTCCGATCCGGATCGCGAAGCGAGCCAGATTGCCCGGCTAGAAGATTTGGCAAAACAGGCCGACCTGGACCCTGAATTCGCCAAGAAGTTCCTCAACTTCATCATCGCTGAAGTCATTCAGCACCACAAACATCACCAAGATATAAACTAA